In one Rhodococcus sp. B50 genomic region, the following are encoded:
- a CDS encoding Clp protease N-terminal domain-containing protein: protein MFERFADGARSGVVAAQQEAIRVHAPRIEASHLLIGVAVAADEPLRVLLAEAGLTVDGLRSARAARTADSPLGDEDAAALEAIGIDLDEVRTRLEAAFGEGVLDRRSADRRGFANRLGHIPFDRAARKSLELALREAIARHERVIRPEHLLLGLLRSDDPSTTALVESRIPRDELRQLLTTHLDAAA from the coding sequence ATGTTCGAACGATTCGCCGACGGTGCCAGATCCGGCGTCGTGGCAGCGCAGCAAGAGGCCATCCGCGTGCACGCCCCTCGTATCGAGGCGTCACATCTTCTGATCGGGGTCGCCGTCGCCGCGGACGAACCACTCCGGGTCCTGCTCGCGGAGGCGGGCCTGACGGTCGACGGCCTGCGTTCCGCACGCGCGGCCCGTACCGCCGACTCGCCGCTGGGGGACGAGGACGCCGCGGCGCTCGAAGCGATCGGGATCGATCTCGACGAGGTCCGCACCCGTCTCGAGGCCGCCTTCGGTGAGGGAGTGCTCGATCGGCGAAGCGCCGACCGCCGGGGCTTCGCGAACCGCCTCGGCCACATCCCCTTCGACCGGGCCGCGAGGAAGTCGCTCGAACTCGCGCTGCGGGAGGCGATCGCACGCCACGAACGTGTCATCCGCCCCGAGCATCTCCTGCTCGGTCTGCTGCGCAGCGACGATCCGTCGACGACCGCTCTCGTCGAATCGCGGATCCCCCGCGACGAGCTACGGCAGCTCCTGACGACACACCTCGACGCCGCCGCCTGA
- a CDS encoding helix-turn-helix domain-containing protein gives MSEATTLAAAAASSDPTVGLRAVRALRRLLERLEEVQVANARERGWSWQAIADELGVSRQAVHQKHNRKRR, from the coding sequence ATGAGTGAAGCCACCACCCTCGCCGCTGCCGCCGCGAGCTCCGATCCGACAGTGGGCCTGCGCGCCGTGCGTGCCCTGCGTCGGCTGCTGGAACGGCTCGAGGAGGTCCAGGTGGCGAATGCCCGCGAGCGGGGCTGGTCCTGGCAGGCCATCGCCGACGAACTCGGGGTCAGCCGACAGGCGGTACACCAGAAACACAACCGGAAGCGCAGGTGA
- a CDS encoding phage holin family protein: MISLILRLIINAVGLWLAVELVDGIDYTDPAGTSDTTRKIVTLVVLALIFTIVNALVKPLVKLLSLPLVILTLGLFLLVVNALMLLLTAWLSGFTEYGLTIDGFWAALWGGVIIAIVNFVLGLVVPDRD; encoded by the coding sequence ATGATTTCTCTGATACTGCGGTTGATCATCAACGCGGTCGGACTGTGGCTCGCGGTCGAGCTCGTCGACGGAATCGATTACACCGATCCCGCGGGCACATCCGACACGACGCGCAAGATCGTCACCCTCGTCGTCCTCGCACTCATCTTCACGATCGTCAACGCACTCGTGAAACCGCTGGTGAAGTTGCTGTCGCTGCCGCTGGTGATCCTCACCCTCGGATTGTTCCTGCTGGTCGTCAACGCGCTGATGCTACTGCTCACCGCATGGCTGAGCGGATTCACCGAGTACGGGCTCACGATCGACGGTTTCTGGGCGGCACTGTGGGGCGGCGTGATCATCGCGATCGTCAACTTCGTCCTCGGGCTGGTCGTGCCCGACCGCGACTGA